One stretch of Acholeplasma laidlawii PG-8A DNA includes these proteins:
- a CDS encoding heavy metal translocating P-type ATPase, which produces MSELTFEENIVCSIEGLDCANCAAKIEIQLNKTDGIEEARVDYLSGKLILSLSSLADKNEVLQKTQKIIDKIEPGVKIRELSKAKNDDHDHDHEEGVSLHEMLKLIIGILIFVGVLFINKSSIFYLPMFIVSYLLIGGEVVFRAFRNILRGKVFDENFLMTIATIGAFTVGEYPEAVAVMLFYQVGELFQDIAVNRSRRSIKKLMSIRPDVAYVKKGNEVQEIKVEEVNVDDIIVIKPGERVPLDGIIIDGDSSLDTKALTGESVPMNVTVGEQILSGCININGLLTVKVTKLASESTVAKVLELVENATSKKAPTENFITKFARVYTPIVTLSAVLLAIIPPLIFQVGTFEEWLYRALIFLVISCPCALVVSIPLGFFGGIGAASKNGILVKGGNYLEALNEIEIAVFDKTGTLTEGSFKVTQINPVIDISKDELLEKTAYVESFSNHPIALSVVKEYNKSIKQEIVSDIKEVSGHGIKAKVNSDEVLVGNARLMERENISFEASSALGSILYIAINKKYVGNIVVSDQIKKDSKEAIKLLKALGVKKTIMLTGDKKSVATSVGKALGLDEIHAELLPEDKLNKVEELLNSKSKRGKLFFVGDGINDTPVLARADIGIAMGGLGADAAIDVADIVIMTDEPLKIVTAVKIARRTRKIVWQNIILALGIKAFFLVLGAFGIATMWEAVIADVGVSLIAILNAMRVLKK; this is translated from the coding sequence GTGAGTGAATTAACATTTGAAGAAAATATTGTGTGTTCAATTGAAGGTTTGGACTGTGCTAATTGTGCTGCAAAAATTGAAATTCAATTGAATAAAACAGATGGAATAGAAGAAGCGAGAGTGGATTATTTATCAGGGAAACTTATATTATCATTATCAAGCTTAGCTGATAAAAATGAAGTCTTACAAAAAACACAAAAAATTATAGATAAGATCGAACCAGGTGTTAAAATTCGTGAACTGAGTAAAGCGAAAAATGACGATCATGATCATGACCACGAAGAAGGAGTAAGTCTTCATGAAATGTTAAAACTCATCATAGGTATACTTATCTTTGTTGGGGTACTATTTATTAATAAATCATCTATTTTTTATCTTCCGATGTTTATAGTAAGCTATCTGTTAATAGGAGGAGAAGTAGTATTTCGAGCTTTTAGAAATATATTAAGGGGAAAAGTGTTTGATGAAAATTTCTTAATGACTATAGCGACTATTGGAGCATTTACTGTCGGAGAATATCCTGAAGCTGTTGCGGTTATGCTATTTTATCAGGTAGGAGAACTCTTCCAGGATATAGCAGTAAATCGATCAAGAAGATCGATTAAAAAACTTATGTCAATACGACCGGATGTTGCTTATGTAAAAAAAGGTAATGAGGTTCAAGAAATCAAAGTTGAAGAAGTAAATGTGGATGATATTATTGTTATTAAACCAGGTGAAAGAGTTCCTTTAGATGGCATAATAATAGATGGTGATTCATCACTGGATACAAAAGCATTAACAGGTGAATCGGTCCCTATGAATGTGACTGTAGGTGAACAGATATTATCAGGTTGTATTAATATTAATGGTTTACTTACAGTTAAGGTTACAAAACTAGCAAGTGAATCTACAGTTGCTAAAGTATTAGAGTTAGTTGAAAATGCTACAAGTAAAAAGGCTCCAACTGAAAACTTCATTACAAAGTTTGCAAGAGTCTACACACCAATTGTTACATTGTCAGCGGTATTGCTTGCTATAATTCCTCCTCTAATTTTTCAAGTTGGAACATTTGAAGAATGGTTATATAGAGCATTAATATTCTTAGTCATATCATGCCCTTGTGCACTAGTTGTATCTATACCATTAGGATTCTTTGGTGGGATAGGTGCAGCTTCAAAAAATGGAATATTAGTAAAAGGTGGAAACTATTTAGAAGCACTAAATGAAATAGAGATTGCTGTATTTGATAAAACAGGTACATTAACTGAAGGATCATTTAAAGTGACCCAAATTAATCCGGTTATTGATATTTCAAAGGATGAATTGTTAGAAAAAACTGCATACGTTGAAAGTTTTTCAAATCATCCAATAGCTTTATCAGTTGTCAAAGAATATAACAAAAGCATTAAACAAGAAATTGTATCAGATATAAAAGAAGTTTCAGGTCATGGTATAAAAGCTAAGGTTAATAGTGATGAAGTATTAGTAGGAAATGCTCGTTTAATGGAAAGAGAAAATATTTCATTTGAAGCATCATCTGCATTAGGGTCTATCTTGTATATCGCTATTAATAAAAAATATGTTGGTAATATTGTTGTATCTGACCAAATAAAAAAAGATTCAAAAGAAGCAATAAAGCTATTGAAAGCATTAGGGGTTAAGAAAACCATAATGCTAACGGGAGATAAAAAATCTGTTGCAACTAGTGTTGGCAAAGCATTAGGATTAGATGAGATTCACGCTGAATTACTTCCTGAAGATAAATTAAATAAAGTCGAAGAACTTTTAAACAGTAAGTCAAAACGAGGTAAGCTCTTCTTTGTTGGAGATGGTATAAATGATACACCAGTACTTGCAAGAGCTGATATCGGGATTGCAATGGGCGGACTTGGTGCAGATGCCGCAATTGATGTAGCAGATATTGTTATTATGACAGATGAGCCATTAAAAATTGTAACTGCGGTAAAAATTGCTAGGCGAACAAGAAAAATTGTATGGCAAAACATTATATTAGCATTAGGTATTAAAGCTTTCTTCTTAGTTCTTGGTGCATTTGGAATAGCAACAATGTGGGAAGCCGTTATTGCTGATGTAGGTGTCTCGTTGATAGCAATCCTAAATGCAATGAGGGTGCTAAAAAAATAG
- a CDS encoding ArsR/SmtB family transcription factor, which yields MKNLEMDVCASNIIHPEAVNKAKESLPSDELIFNLADFFKTFGDSTRIKIICALMETELCVCDLANVINTSQSAVSHQLRVLRQSRLVKYRKDGKTVYYSLDDDHIKLLISQGLDHLLHK from the coding sequence ATGAAAAATTTAGAAATGGATGTATGTGCTTCAAATATTATACATCCTGAAGCGGTAAATAAAGCAAAAGAGAGTTTACCAAGTGATGAACTTATATTTAATTTAGCGGATTTTTTTAAGACCTTCGGTGATTCCACACGTATTAAAATAATATGTGCATTAATGGAAACTGAGTTATGCGTTTGTGATTTAGCAAATGTAATTAATACATCTCAATCTGCAGTATCACATCAATTAAGAGTATTAAGACAGTCTAGGTTAGTAAAGTACAGAAAAGATGGTAAAACAGTTTATTATTCATTGGATGATGACCATATTAAGTTACTTATAAGCCAAGGACTAGATCACCTTTTACATAAATAA